A genome region from Platichthys flesus chromosome 12, fPlaFle2.1, whole genome shotgun sequence includes the following:
- the tmem72 gene encoding transmembrane protein 72, with product MGNSESVWWIVVEIACRILGVSTATVLCAVGVETLHQGEFNSLGIYLLVSSVAIMVFEMAYFLDALLIMCLPCPPDWQLFVLWGKMARIGGFHKFLYYSIMSVVCFLHPVLVWHAIIPGTMLLVTAFFNFILSKKTKNKSYKSTQDQGLTSVCATDRAGSDSTVSFFHVVTGRRGGVMAIASRDHGLGVGERGESVHAMLEPEQTAATGDPDRERRRRKERRLISFRGREEPVEREMEEMDGGCEPEPDTTSDTAPMITD from the exons ATGGGGAACTCGGAGAGCGTGTGGTGGATTGTAGTGGAGATCGCCTGCAGGATCCTCGGTGTTTCTACTGCAACag tgtTGTGTGCTGTGGGAGTGGAGACTCTGCATCAAGGAGAATTCAATAGCCTCGGCATATACCTACT AGTGTCATCGGTGGCCATCATGGTTTTTGAGATGGCCTATTTCCTGGATGCGCTCCTGATCATGTGCCTGCC CTGTCCTCCAGACtggcagctgtttgtgttgtggggGAAGATGGCTCGCATAGGAGGCTTCCATAAGTTCCTCTATTACTCCATCATGTCAGTGGTCTGCTTCTTGCACCCTGTCTTGGTGTGGCACGCAATCATTCCAG GGACCATGCTTCTGGTCACAGCTTTTTTCAACTTCATActcagcaagaaaacaaaaaacaagtccTACAAAAGCACACAGGACCAGGGCCTGACCTCCGTCTGCGCCACTGACAGAGCAGGCTCGGACAGCACCGTCTCTTTCTTCCACGTGGTGACAGGAAGGAGAGGTGGGGTGATGGCCATCGCAAGCAGGGACCACGGCCTCGGcgtgggggagagaggagagagcgtGCACGCCATGCTGGAGCCGGAGCAGACGGCAGCGACCGGAGACccagacagggagaggaggaggaggaaggagaggaggctgATAAGCTTCAGGGGCAGGGAGGAGCCtgtggagagggagatggaggagatggacggCGGCTGTGAGCCAGAGCCAGACACCACCTCAGACACTGCACCTATGATTACTGACTGA